The Neurospora crassa OR74A linkage group IV, whole genome shotgun sequence genome has a segment encoding these proteins:
- the fsd-1 gene encoding female sexual development-1 protein, whose product MNPPLSKQDFGPSAELDYGLDIPPTTADMRYTDNTASLSTIEAPPQPSFISLNPLPIPPPTGYTDGGAHGYFPTAPTVYSTSLDVRPRLGSKYVSRLPSSLSLHTKYFPPSTTSVHRAMEHHPFPEAYTPTSSTSASGMAHAPRSNALPHPGSQLSIRDSYATTTPTFRRQDHHIPRSPSFGGITSRRHPLSPTPSPATYNTHRMDGTYGSKTQPNIPPLTSIVECGVLSYGGPQATPIKVEISGIIDKGFFLAEEQWTCYRRNYFSCVCSFSLTPNLPTTEIQFVQTGSPQPYTVYGFAMSISAAVADSDNQTIELVQHTPKRDKGPVAKPEKVRLLPKPAQQTHHPLSGLYSNPDGSLSSSRAYDHQPYGQQQSPLPTEHTFERIQFKQATANNGKRRAAQQYYHLIVELWADVGSQGGAENYIKVAYRKSAKMIVRGRSPGHYQNERRGSTSSGPGGSGAGSIGGGYSSVLGPGGDYHPGTMLPGGFTQFGDPRGGYGARHHHELTMEPMMSHDEAKSMTDHKGYQYFPATIYESEHADPRHQQVELFSHSRTETESNTVPSMSSGYDPTKVKPEGENGLPSMFYPPVSSYYSQQRCGRFEGKNSSSGYYPTSIPPSSTMNMT is encoded by the exons ATGAATCCGCCGCTTTCAAAG CAGGACTTTGGGCCGTCTGCCGAGCTTGACTACGGTCTCGACATCCCCCCAACCACAGCCGACATGCG CTATACAGACAATACCGCGTCGCTGTCGACGATCGAGGCGCCGCCTCAGCCTTCCTTCATAAGCCTGAACCCCCTACCGATCCCTCCGCCAACCGGCTACACTGACGGAGGTGCCCACGGCTATTTTCCTACCGCTCCCACTGTTTATTCCACTAGCCTGGACGTCAGGCCTCGACTGGGCTCCAAGTATGTGTCACGTCTCCCCTCCTCTTTGAGCCTCCACACCAAATATTTTCCCCCAAGCACCACCTCCGTCCATCGTGCCATGGAACACCACCCCTTTCCCGAGGCTTACACGCCAACTAGTAGCACCTCTGCCTCGGGCATGGCACATGCCCCTCGATCCAACGCATTGCCGCACCCAGGCTCCCAGCTCAGCATTCGAGACAGCTACGCAACCACGACGCCAACCTTCAGAAGGCAAGACCATCACATTCCACGCTCCCCATCCTTCGGCGGCATAACCTCGAGACGGCATCCACTATCGCCCACTCCCAGTCCGGCAACCTACAACACACACAGGATGGACGGCACATACGGGTCAAAGACCCAACCCAACATACCCCCCCTTACCAGCATCGTCGAGTGCGGTGTCCTTTCATATGGAGGCCCTCAAGCAACACCCATCAAGGTGGAGATTAGCGGCATTATCGACAAGGGATTCTTCCTTGCCGAGGAGCAGTGGACTTGCTACAGGCGCAACTACTTTTCCTGTGTTTGCTCCTTCTCTTTAACCCCCAACCTTCCCACCACGGAGATCCAATTCGTTCAGACTGGATCCCCACAGCCTTATACAGTCTATGGCTTTGCCATGTCCATCTCTGCAGCTGTAGCCGACAGCGATAACCAAACAATCGAGTTGGTTCAGCATACGCCAAAGCGAGACAAGGGGCCGGTTGCTAAGCCCGAGAAGGTCCGGTTACTACCAAAGCCGGCTCAGCAAACCCACCATCCACTAAGCGGATTATATAGCAACCCCGACGGAAGTCTCTCGTCGTCCAGAGCATACGACCACCAGCCATACGGGCAGCAACAAAGCCCTCTCCCCACTGAACATACGTTTGAGCGTATACAGTTCAAGCAGGCCACGGCGAACAACGGCAAGAGGAGGGCTGCTCAGCAATACTACCACCTCATCGTCGAGCTATGGGCTGATGTTGGAAGCCAGGGAGGGGCAGAAAATTACATCAAGGTAGCCTACAGGAAGTCAGCCAAGATGATCGTCCGCGGACGGTCTCCAGGTCACTATCAGAAtgagaggagaggaagcaCTAGCAGCGGGCCAGGGGGCTCCGGCGCCGGTAGCATCGGCGGTGGTTATTCTTCAGTCCTCGGACCTGGTGGCGACTATCACCCTGGCACGATGCTCCCCGGCGGCTTCACGCAATTCGGTGATCCGAGAGGTGGCTATGGAGCACGGCATCACCATGAGCTCACCATGGAACCCATGATGTCCCATGACGAAGCCAAGTCGATGACGGACCACAAGGGATACCAATATTTCCCTGCAACGATCTACGAGAGTGAGCACGCGGACCCAAGACATCAACAGGTGGAACTGTTCTCCCACAGCCGCACGGAGACAGAGAGCAACACGGTTCCCTCCATGTCCAGCGGCTATGATCCGACAAAAGTCAAGCCCGAGGGGGAGAACGGCCTTCCCAGTATGTTTTATCCACCAGTCAGCTCTTACTACTCGCAGCAACGCTGCGGAAGATTTGAGGGCAAAAACAGCTCTAGTGGGTATTACCCTACCAGCATTCCGCCATCTTCAACAATGAATATGACATAG
- the fsd-1 gene encoding female sexual development-1 protein, variant 2: MAHAPRSNALPHPGSQLSIRDSYATTTPTFRRQDHHIPRSPSFGGITSRRHPLSPTPSPATYNTHRMDGTYGSKTQPNIPPLTSIVECGVLSYGGPQATPIKVEISGIIDKGFFLAEEQWTCYRRNYFSCVCSFSLTPNLPTTEIQFVQTGSPQPYTVYGFAMSISAAVADSDNQTIELVQHTPKRDKGPVAKPEKVRLLPKPAQQTHHPLSGLYSNPDGSLSSSRAYDHQPYGQQQSPLPTEHTFERIQFKQATANNGKRRAAQQYYHLIVELWADVGSQGGAENYIKVAYRKSAKMIVRGRSPGHYQNERRGSTSSGPGGSGAGSIGGGYSSVLGPGGDYHPGTMLPGGFTQFGDPRGGYGARHHHELTMEPMMSHDEAKSMTDHKGYQYFPATIYESEHADPRHQQVELFSHSRTETESNTVPSMSSGYDPTKVKPEGENGLPSMFYPPVSSYYSQQRCGRFEGKNSSSGYYPTSIPPSSTMNMT; encoded by the coding sequence ATGGCACATGCCCCTCGATCCAACGCATTGCCGCACCCAGGCTCCCAGCTCAGCATTCGAGACAGCTACGCAACCACGACGCCAACCTTCAGAAGGCAAGACCATCACATTCCACGCTCCCCATCCTTCGGCGGCATAACCTCGAGACGGCATCCACTATCGCCCACTCCCAGTCCGGCAACCTACAACACACACAGGATGGACGGCACATACGGGTCAAAGACCCAACCCAACATACCCCCCCTTACCAGCATCGTCGAGTGCGGTGTCCTTTCATATGGAGGCCCTCAAGCAACACCCATCAAGGTGGAGATTAGCGGCATTATCGACAAGGGATTCTTCCTTGCCGAGGAGCAGTGGACTTGCTACAGGCGCAACTACTTTTCCTGTGTTTGCTCCTTCTCTTTAACCCCCAACCTTCCCACCACGGAGATCCAATTCGTTCAGACTGGATCCCCACAGCCTTATACAGTCTATGGCTTTGCCATGTCCATCTCTGCAGCTGTAGCCGACAGCGATAACCAAACAATCGAGTTGGTTCAGCATACGCCAAAGCGAGACAAGGGGCCGGTTGCTAAGCCCGAGAAGGTCCGGTTACTACCAAAGCCGGCTCAGCAAACCCACCATCCACTAAGCGGATTATATAGCAACCCCGACGGAAGTCTCTCGTCGTCCAGAGCATACGACCACCAGCCATACGGGCAGCAACAAAGCCCTCTCCCCACTGAACATACGTTTGAGCGTATACAGTTCAAGCAGGCCACGGCGAACAACGGCAAGAGGAGGGCTGCTCAGCAATACTACCACCTCATCGTCGAGCTATGGGCTGATGTTGGAAGCCAGGGAGGGGCAGAAAATTACATCAAGGTAGCCTACAGGAAGTCAGCCAAGATGATCGTCCGCGGACGGTCTCCAGGTCACTATCAGAAtgagaggagaggaagcaCTAGCAGCGGGCCAGGGGGCTCCGGCGCCGGTAGCATCGGCGGTGGTTATTCTTCAGTCCTCGGACCTGGTGGCGACTATCACCCTGGCACGATGCTCCCCGGCGGCTTCACGCAATTCGGTGATCCGAGAGGTGGCTATGGAGCACGGCATCACCATGAGCTCACCATGGAACCCATGATGTCCCATGACGAAGCCAAGTCGATGACGGACCACAAGGGATACCAATATTTCCCTGCAACGATCTACGAGAGTGAGCACGCGGACCCAAGACATCAACAGGTGGAACTGTTCTCCCACAGCCGCACGGAGACAGAGAGCAACACGGTTCCCTCCATGTCCAGCGGCTATGATCCGACAAAAGTCAAGCCCGAGGGGGAGAACGGCCTTCCCAGTATGTTTTATCCACCAGTCAGCTCTTACTACTCGCAGCAACGCTGCGGAAGATTTGAGGGCAAAAACAGCTCTAGTGGGTATTACCCTACCAGCATTCCGCCATCTTCAACAATGAATATGACATAG
- the fsd-1 gene encoding female sexual development-1 protein, variant 1 produces the protein MRYTDNTASLSTIEAPPQPSFISLNPLPIPPPTGYTDGGAHGYFPTAPTVYSTSLDVRPRLGSNSTSASGMAHAPRSNALPHPGSQLSIRDSYATTTPTFRRQDHHIPRSPSFGGITSRRHPLSPTPSPATYNTHRMDGTYGSKTQPNIPPLTSIVECGVLSYGGPQATPIKVEISGIIDKGFFLAEEQWTCYRRNYFSCVCSFSLTPNLPTTEIQFVQTGSPQPYTVYGFAMSISAAVADSDNQTIELVQHTPKRDKGPVAKPEKVRLLPKPAQQTHHPLSGLYSNPDGSLSSSRAYDHQPYGQQQSPLPTEHTFERIQFKQATANNGKRRAAQQYYHLIVELWADVGSQGGAENYIKVAYRKSAKMIVRGRSPGHYQNERRGSTSSGPGGSGAGSIGGGYSSVLGPGGDYHPGTMLPGGFTQFGDPRGGYGARHHHELTMEPMMSHDEAKSMTDHKGYQYFPATIYESEHADPRHQQVELFSHSRTETESNTVPSMSSGYDPTKVKPEGENGLPSMFYPPVSSYYSQQRCGRFEGKNSSSGYYPTSIPPSSTMNMT, from the exons ATGCG CTATACAGACAATACCGCGTCGCTGTCGACGATCGAGGCGCCGCCTCAGCCTTCCTTCATAAGCCTGAACCCCCTACCGATCCCTCCGCCAACCGGCTACACTGACGGAGGTGCCCACGGCTATTTTCCTACCGCTCCCACTGTTTATTCCACTAGCCTGGACGTCAGGCCTCGACTGGGCTCCAA TAGCACCTCTGCCTCGGGCATGGCACATGCCCCTCGATCCAACGCATTGCCGCACCCAGGCTCCCAGCTCAGCATTCGAGACAGCTACGCAACCACGACGCCAACCTTCAGAAGGCAAGACCATCACATTCCACGCTCCCCATCCTTCGGCGGCATAACCTCGAGACGGCATCCACTATCGCCCACTCCCAGTCCGGCAACCTACAACACACACAGGATGGACGGCACATACGGGTCAAAGACCCAACCCAACATACCCCCCCTTACCAGCATCGTCGAGTGCGGTGTCCTTTCATATGGAGGCCCTCAAGCAACACCCATCAAGGTGGAGATTAGCGGCATTATCGACAAGGGATTCTTCCTTGCCGAGGAGCAGTGGACTTGCTACAGGCGCAACTACTTTTCCTGTGTTTGCTCCTTCTCTTTAACCCCCAACCTTCCCACCACGGAGATCCAATTCGTTCAGACTGGATCCCCACAGCCTTATACAGTCTATGGCTTTGCCATGTCCATCTCTGCAGCTGTAGCCGACAGCGATAACCAAACAATCGAGTTGGTTCAGCATACGCCAAAGCGAGACAAGGGGCCGGTTGCTAAGCCCGAGAAGGTCCGGTTACTACCAAAGCCGGCTCAGCAAACCCACCATCCACTAAGCGGATTATATAGCAACCCCGACGGAAGTCTCTCGTCGTCCAGAGCATACGACCACCAGCCATACGGGCAGCAACAAAGCCCTCTCCCCACTGAACATACGTTTGAGCGTATACAGTTCAAGCAGGCCACGGCGAACAACGGCAAGAGGAGGGCTGCTCAGCAATACTACCACCTCATCGTCGAGCTATGGGCTGATGTTGGAAGCCAGGGAGGGGCAGAAAATTACATCAAGGTAGCCTACAGGAAGTCAGCCAAGATGATCGTCCGCGGACGGTCTCCAGGTCACTATCAGAAtgagaggagaggaagcaCTAGCAGCGGGCCAGGGGGCTCCGGCGCCGGTAGCATCGGCGGTGGTTATTCTTCAGTCCTCGGACCTGGTGGCGACTATCACCCTGGCACGATGCTCCCCGGCGGCTTCACGCAATTCGGTGATCCGAGAGGTGGCTATGGAGCACGGCATCACCATGAGCTCACCATGGAACCCATGATGTCCCATGACGAAGCCAAGTCGATGACGGACCACAAGGGATACCAATATTTCCCTGCAACGATCTACGAGAGTGAGCACGCGGACCCAAGACATCAACAGGTGGAACTGTTCTCCCACAGCCGCACGGAGACAGAGAGCAACACGGTTCCCTCCATGTCCAGCGGCTATGATCCGACAAAAGTCAAGCCCGAGGGGGAGAACGGCCTTCCCAGTATGTTTTATCCACCAGTCAGCTCTTACTACTCGCAGCAACGCTGCGGAAGATTTGAGGGCAAAAACAGCTCTAGTGGGTATTACCCTACCAGCATTCCGCCATCTTCAACAATGAATATGACATAG